Proteins co-encoded in one Ruegeria pomeroyi DSS-3 genomic window:
- a CDS encoding Crp/Fnr family transcriptional regulator, which produces MSALDCPAGTVLFRAGQDCPGFLRLDEGSIRVTLTAANGREVVLYRVRPGDVCLQTFACLTEGRSYSAEGVAETRVRGHLMSHADFRTALARDEAFRTEVMQAVARRFADFEHLVEDVALTGFDTRLARVLLRLAKGDTVAATHEALAAETASGRAFVSRRLAEFARQGLVELARGRVTLCDRSGLERIAAEER; this is translated from the coding sequence ATGAGCGCGCTCGACTGTCCAGCCGGCACCGTCCTGTTCCGCGCCGGGCAGGATTGCCCCGGCTTCCTGCGTCTGGACGAAGGCTCGATCCGCGTCACCCTGACCGCCGCCAACGGGCGCGAGGTGGTGCTTTACCGGGTCAGGCCGGGCGATGTCTGCCTGCAGACCTTCGCCTGCCTGACCGAGGGGCGCAGCTACAGCGCCGAGGGGGTGGCTGAAACCCGGGTGCGCGGACATCTGATGAGCCATGCCGACTTTCGCACCGCGCTGGCCCGGGACGAGGCGTTCCGCACCGAGGTCATGCAGGCGGTGGCGCGCCGCTTTGCCGATTTCGAACATCTGGTCGAGGACGTGGCCCTGACCGGGTTCGACACAAGGCTGGCGCGGGTTCTGTTGCGGCTGGCAAAGGGCGATACCGTGGCCGCGACGCATGAGGCGCTGGCCGCCGAGACCGCCTCGGGCCGGGCCTTTGTCAGCCGCCGACTGGCCGAATTTGCGCGCCAGGGTCTGGTAGAGCTGGCGCGTGGACGGGTGACGCTGTGCGACCGGTCCGGGCTGGAACGGATTGCCGCAGAGGAACGGTGA
- a CDS encoding YgaP family membrane protein: MTRNEGTLDRAARIILGLVLLSLTVIGPKTMWGLVGLIPLLTGLVGSCPLYTILGLNTCPLKK; encoded by the coding sequence ATGACCCGCAACGAAGGAACCCTCGACCGTGCCGCCCGTATCATTCTGGGCCTGGTCCTGTTGTCGCTGACCGTGATCGGCCCCAAGACCATGTGGGGTCTGGTTGGCCTGATCCCGCTTTTGACCGGGCTGGTGGGGTCCTGCCCGCTTTACACCATCCTGGGCCTGAACACCTGCCCGCTGAAGAAATAA
- the murJ gene encoding murein biosynthesis integral membrane protein MurJ: MKPIRLMAGFFTVGFWTLASRILGFAREILLAAYIGPGPVMDAFVAAFRLPNLFRRFFAEGAFNAAFVPMFSKRLEGGEDAEGFAQQAFNLLGAAVLTLVALAMIFMPALIWATASGFVGDERFDLAVGYGKIAFPYILFMSLAALFSGVLNATGRFAAAAAAPVLLNVFACAAMLAGSALGGEVIDWLIWVIPVAGVAQLALVWVAAERAGIRLRPGLPRLSPAMRRLVRVAFPAALAMGVTQINLVVGQLVASRTESAVSWLFTADRLYQLPLGVVGIAVGIVLLPDLSRRLRAGDDTGAREAYSRAGEFSLILTLPSAMALMAIPLPLVAVLFQRGAFTPEDSAATAIAVAIYGLGLPAFMLQKVFQPLFFAREDTKSPFRYAVVAMVINAVLAFALYPLLGWIAPAIATTVAGWTMVAQLALGARRMGEVARFDTRFHGRAWRILMASLIMGAALYAVLIPLGWVFDLPSWRYLGLLALILFAAVVYFGVGHLIGAFRLSEFRRALRRS, from the coding sequence ATGAAACCGATCCGCCTGATGGCCGGTTTCTTCACGGTCGGATTCTGGACGCTGGCCAGCCGTATCCTTGGCTTTGCGCGCGAAATCCTGCTGGCCGCCTACATCGGCCCCGGCCCGGTGATGGATGCCTTTGTCGCGGCCTTTCGCCTGCCCAACCTGTTCCGCCGCTTCTTTGCCGAGGGCGCGTTCAACGCGGCCTTTGTGCCGATGTTCTCGAAGCGGCTCGAAGGGGGCGAGGATGCCGAGGGCTTTGCCCAGCAGGCGTTCAACTTGCTGGGCGCGGCGGTGCTGACCCTGGTGGCGCTGGCCATGATCTTCATGCCGGCGCTGATCTGGGCCACCGCCAGCGGCTTTGTCGGGGACGAGCGGTTCGACCTGGCGGTGGGCTATGGCAAGATCGCCTTTCCCTATATCCTGTTCATGTCGCTGGCGGCGCTGTTCTCCGGGGTGCTGAACGCCACCGGGCGGTTTGCCGCCGCTGCCGCCGCGCCGGTTCTGCTGAACGTTTTCGCCTGCGCCGCGATGCTGGCGGGCTCGGCCCTGGGTGGCGAAGTGATCGACTGGCTGATCTGGGTGATCCCTGTCGCGGGCGTGGCGCAGCTGGCGCTGGTCTGGGTCGCGGCCGAACGTGCGGGCATCCGGCTGCGCCCCGGTCTTCCCCGGCTCAGCCCCGCTATGCGGCGGCTGGTACGGGTGGCCTTTCCCGCCGCGCTGGCGATGGGGGTGACGCAGATCAACCTGGTGGTCGGGCAGCTCGTCGCCTCGCGCACCGAAAGCGCGGTCAGCTGGCTGTTTACCGCGGACCGGCTCTATCAACTGCCGCTGGGCGTGGTGGGCATTGCGGTGGGCATCGTGCTGTTGCCCGACCTGTCGCGCCGCCTGCGCGCCGGCGACGACACCGGCGCGCGCGAGGCCTATTCGCGCGCGGGCGAATTCTCTCTGATCCTGACCCTGCCTTCGGCAATGGCGCTGATGGCGATCCCGCTGCCGCTGGTCGCGGTGCTGTTCCAGCGCGGCGCCTTTACACCCGAGGACAGCGCCGCCACCGCTATCGCAGTGGCGATCTACGGGCTGGGCCTCCCCGCGTTCATGCTGCAAAAGGTGTTCCAGCCGCTGTTCTTTGCCCGCGAGGATACCAAGAGCCCGTTCCGCTATGCGGTGGTCGCCATGGTGATCAACGCGGTGCTGGCCTTTGCGCTTTATCCGCTGCTGGGCTGGATCGCACCCGCCATAGCCACCACAGTCGCGGGCTGGACCATGGTGGCCCAGCTGGCCCTGGGTGCGCGCCGCATGGGCGAGGTGGCCCGGTTCGACACCCGCTTCCACGGCCGCGCCTGGCGTATCCTGATGGCCTCGCTGATCATGGGGGCGGCGCTCTATGCGGTGCTGATCCCGCTCGGCTGGGTGTTCGACCTGCCCAGCTGGCGTTATCTGGGCCTGTTGGCGCTGATCCTCTTTGCGGCCGTGGTCTATTTCGGGGTCGGCCATCTGATCGGCGCCTTCCGCCTGTCGGAATTCCGCCGCGCCTTGAGGCGGTCATGA